A single region of the Brachypodium distachyon strain Bd21 chromosome 3, Brachypodium_distachyon_v3.0, whole genome shotgun sequence genome encodes:
- the LOC100826667 gene encoding pentatricopeptide repeat-containing protein At2g20710, mitochondrial, with protein sequence MQRLLPPRRSLLRRLSSAAEASSPPSHPPQSPLADSLYHRVAAVAIPRLQLTPVLEQWAFAEDRPVEKHELQAIIKKLIRLRRFSHALEMSMWMTDRRYFPLKPGDVAYRLELISKVHGLKSAVEYFGGLSKEIKKSQCYGSLLKCYAEAKFVEEAEKFFGEMQEMGMMSSYPYNVMMKLYWETGQVEKVRTMYRAMEESGIKPDLFTIDILLTVYKASGDLEGIEEVLEKAKPRENLVGWHSYAIVASAFMKAGLQGKALQALQESEKRIDPKNGRVAYGFLLSMCADSGMRSEVDRIWDVYKSKVPTCNSMYMCRISALLKMNDTDEAEKAFREWESRFVHHDFRLINLLLNGYCAEGLMEKAEALVDEAITKGRMPYANTWYKLAAGFFKDGQVLKAVDLTRKALASATSGWEPDLTNVLMSLDHFMEQKNVEAAEEMASLLRSLVPLTRDVYHSLLKTYVHAGMPVSDLLDRMNEDGFEADQETDRILARLCK encoded by the exons AtgcagcgcctcctccctccccgccgcagcttgctccgccgcctctcctcgGCCGCCGAGGCTTCCTCGCCTCCCTCCCATCCACCCCAGAGCCCGCTCGCCGACTCCCTGTACCACCGCGTCGCAGCAGTCGCGATCCCGCGCCTGCAGCTGACCCCCGTTCTGGAGCAATGGGCGTTCGCCGAGGACCGCCCCGTCGAGAAGCACGAGCTCCAGGCTATCATCAAGAAGCTCATCCGACTCCGCCGCTTCTCCCATGCGCTCGAG ATGTCCATGTGGATGACCGACCGCCGCTATTTCCCTCTGAAGCCGGGCGACGTCGCGTACCGGCTAGAGCTGATCAGCAAGGTGCACGGTCTCAAGAGCGCGGTGGAGTACTTCGGGGGGCTGTCCAAAGAGATTAAGAAATCGCAGTGCTACGGATCCCTATTGAAATGCTACGCGGAGGCAAAGTTTGTAGAGGAGGCTGAGAAGTTCTTCGGGGAGATGCAGGAGATGGGGATGATGAGTTCCTACCCTTACAATGTGATGATGAAGCTTTATTGGGAGACCGGGCAGGTTGAGAAGGTGCGCACCATGTACCGGGCAATGGAAGAGAGTGGCATCAAGCCTGATTTGTTCACTATCGATATTCTGCTGACCGTATATAAAGCTTCTGGAGATTTGGAGGGGATTGAGGAAGTTCTTGAGAAGGCCAAGCCGCGTGAGAACCTTGTGGGTTGGCATTCATATGCCATTGTAGCCAGCGCTTTCATGAAAGCTGGGCTGCAAGGAAAGGCGTTGCAGGCTCTTCAGGAATCAGAAAAGCGGATTGATCCGAAGAATGGTAGGGTTGCATATGGATTCTTGCTCTCCATGTGTGCTGATTCAGGAATGCGGAGTGAGGTGGACCGGATTTGGGATGTCTACAAGTCCAAAGTACCGACATGCAACTCGATGTACATGTGCAGGATAAGTGCGCTGCTTAAGATGAATGACACTGATGAAGCTGAGAAAGCCTTTCGAGAGTGGGAAAGCAGGTTTGTTCACCATGATTTCCGGTTAATAAACTTACTGCTAAATGGTTACTGCGCAGAAGGTCTTATGGAGAAGGCAGAAGCTCTCGTGGATGAAGCCATCACCAAAGGGAGGATGCCTTATGCTAATACTTGGTATAAGTTGGCTGCTGGATTTTTTAAGGATGGCCAAGTGTTAAAAGCAGTGGATCTGACAAGGAAGGCTCTTGCTTCCGCAACTTCCGGATGGGAACCTGACCTGACAAATGTGCTAATGAGTCTGGACCATTTCATGGAGCAAAAGAATGTCGAAGCAGCAGAGGAGATGGCAAGCCTGCTACGGAGTTTGGTTCCATTGACGAGGGATGTTTACCATAGTTTACTGAAGACATATGTTCATGCAGGAATGCCAGTGTCAGACTTGCTTGATCGCATGAATGAAGATGGTTTTGAGGCTGACCAAGAGACAGATAGGATCCTCGCTAGACTGTGCAAGTAG